In Leuconostoc kimchii IMSNU 11154, one genomic interval encodes:
- a CDS encoding ribonuclease J, with translation MTDLSIIPFGGVRENGKNMYAVTVADEIFIFDAGLKYPETDQLGVDVVVPDFEYFIKNSDKIAGVFLTHGHADAIGALPYFLQQVQAPIFGSELTIELAKLAIKEQEALKDYNDYHIINEKTEIDFGKVTVSFFNTTHSIPDSLGIVLGTPYGQVVYTGDFKFDQTSDAGYETDIPRLVEVGRGKVLALLADAAGTGNDLDSVNESKISEYILETFRENKQKRIIVAAVASNIQRIQQVIDATVATKRQLVLSGNDIENVVRTAIRLRKLNLPIPESKLFVNLKNAKNLPISETVILETGRMGEPIKHLNRMANGEDPYIHIGVDDLVFITTTPSTAMESVVAKTRDMLFKRGADVKQISSDLRSSGHASRNDLQMMINLLKPQYFMPVQGEYRVMTSAKAAAEEVHIVEDHIMMAMKGDQFKWQSDHFELQDSFTVGETLIDGSGIGDIGNVVLRDRRILSEDGIFVSVVTIDRKKRQVVSKPKLTSRGFVYVKANRDLMKEASEITVKQIETYLTTTKNFDWNELKNGVREVLSRFLFEQTRRRPMVMPVVMEVNQNRRPMAHKSVQTGAQTRTRQVVKNEKSNSITTKSSKKRGKKTIVKAAE, from the coding sequence ATGACAGATTTGAGTATTATTCCGTTTGGCGGCGTACGCGAAAACGGTAAGAACATGTATGCCGTTACGGTGGCAGACGAGATTTTTATTTTTGATGCAGGATTAAAATACCCAGAAACAGATCAACTTGGGGTTGATGTTGTTGTACCTGATTTTGAGTATTTTATTAAAAATAGTGACAAAATTGCAGGTGTCTTTTTAACACATGGCCACGCAGATGCCATTGGCGCATTGCCCTACTTTCTTCAGCAGGTTCAAGCACCTATTTTTGGTTCCGAATTGACCATTGAATTGGCAAAATTAGCTATTAAAGAACAAGAGGCATTAAAAGATTATAACGATTACCACATTATCAACGAAAAAACAGAAATTGATTTTGGAAAAGTAACGGTGTCATTTTTTAACACAACGCATTCTATTCCAGATTCACTAGGTATCGTGTTAGGCACACCTTATGGACAAGTAGTTTATACTGGTGATTTTAAGTTTGACCAGACCTCAGATGCAGGTTACGAGACTGATATACCACGTCTTGTAGAAGTCGGACGGGGGAAAGTACTTGCGTTGTTAGCCGATGCTGCTGGTACAGGCAATGATTTAGATTCTGTTAATGAATCTAAAATTAGCGAGTATATTCTTGAAACTTTCCGAGAGAATAAACAAAAAAGAATCATTGTGGCAGCAGTTGCCTCAAATATTCAGCGTATTCAACAAGTTATTGATGCCACTGTAGCGACAAAACGACAACTTGTTTTATCTGGTAATGATATCGAAAATGTCGTTCGAACAGCTATTCGTTTACGTAAACTCAATTTACCAATTCCTGAAAGTAAGCTATTTGTTAACTTGAAAAATGCTAAAAATTTGCCCATCTCAGAGACTGTTATCCTTGAAACTGGACGTATGGGAGAACCGATTAAGCATTTAAATCGTATGGCTAACGGAGAAGATCCATATATTCATATCGGTGTAGATGATCTGGTGTTTATTACAACGACACCATCAACAGCAATGGAAAGTGTTGTTGCTAAAACGCGTGATATGCTCTTTAAAAGAGGTGCAGATGTTAAACAAATAAGTAGTGATTTGCGTTCTAGTGGACATGCATCACGTAATGATTTACAGATGATGATCAATCTGTTAAAACCGCAGTATTTTATGCCCGTTCAAGGTGAATATCGTGTTATGACGTCTGCCAAAGCTGCTGCTGAAGAAGTTCATATTGTGGAAGATCACATCATGATGGCCATGAAAGGGGATCAATTCAAATGGCAAAGCGATCATTTTGAATTGCAAGACTCCTTTACTGTTGGCGAAACACTGATTGATGGTTCAGGTATTGGCGATATTGGTAATGTTGTTTTGAGAGATCGTCGAATTTTGTCAGAAGACGGTATTTTTGTGTCTGTTGTCACGATTGATCGTAAGAAACGACAAGTTGTTTCTAAACCAAAATTGACATCTCGCGGGTTTGTTTATGTTAAGGCAAACCGTGATTTGATGAAGGAAGCTTCTGAAATAACGGTGAAACAGATTGAAACTTACCTTACCACAACTAAAAACTTTGATTGGAACGAACTGAAAAATGGTGTGCGCGAGGTTCTGTCACGCTTTTTGTTTGAGCAAACACGTCGACGCCCTATGGTTATGCCAGTTGTTATGGAAGTGAATCAAAACCGTCGTCCTATGGCACATAAATCTGTGCAGACAGGGGCGCAAACACGTACACGTCAAGTTGTAAAAAATGAAAAAAGCAACTCAATTACAACAAAATCATCAAAAAAACGCGGTAAAAAAACGATTGTAAAAGCTGCAGAATAA
- the rplT gene encoding 50S ribosomal protein L20, with protein sequence MRVKGGTVSRARRKKIVKLAKGYRGQRRINFKVAKQQVWKSYLYAYRDRKNTKRNFRKLWIARINAAARMNGLSYSKLMHGLTLAGVELNRKMLAEIAVTDFDTFSKLADQAKAALASDNVLVHERVAATLETTVKVDR encoded by the coding sequence ATGCGAGTTAAGGGTGGTACAGTTTCACGCGCACGTCGTAAAAAAATTGTTAAGTTGGCCAAGGGTTACCGTGGACAACGTCGTATTAATTTTAAGGTTGCTAAGCAACAAGTATGGAAGTCTTATTTGTATGCTTACCGTGATCGCAAGAACACGAAGCGTAACTTTCGTAAGTTATGGATTGCTCGTATCAACGCTGCAGCCCGTATGAATGGCTTGTCATATTCGAAGTTGATGCATGGTTTGACACTTGCAGGTGTAGAACTCAACCGTAAAATGTTGGCTGAGATTGCTGTAACTGATTTTGATACTTTTTCAAAGCTAGCTGACCAAGCAAAGGCTGCCTTAGCATCAGATAACGTCTTAGTACATGAACGTGTTGCTGCAACTTTGGAGACAACTGTTAAGGTTGATCGTTAA
- the rpmI gene encoding 50S ribosomal protein L35 — protein sequence MPKMKTHRASAKRFKKTANGGLKSASAYTSHRFHGKTKKQRRQLRGTRMMDSTTVKTYAKMLSNI from the coding sequence ATGCCAAAGATGAAGACACACCGCGCATCAGCAAAGCGCTTTAAAAAGACAGCAAACGGTGGCTTGAAGTCAGCCTCAGCTTATACTTCACACCGTTTCCATGGTAAGACAAAGAAACAACGTCGCCAATTGCGTGGTACACGTATGATGGATTCAACGACTGTTAAAACATACGCTAAGATGTTGTCAAATATCTAA
- the infC gene encoding translation initiation factor IF-3 → MWRCLTIARQPRQVDLINDNIRAPRVLLIHDGKQTEMSTRDAQQIANDSNQDLVLVQANAEPPVAKIMDWGKAKFEAQKKQKEQRKNQKIVQLKEVRMSPVIDSGDFETRKKAAIKFLGQGNKVKLNLRFRGRMITHQDIGRQVLDRMAAELDDIAKVEQRAKMDGRQMFLVLAPKDAK, encoded by the coding sequence ATTTGGAGGTGCCTGACAATAGCACGTCAACCACGACAAGTTGATTTAATCAACGATAATATTCGTGCACCCCGCGTATTGCTCATCCATGATGGTAAGCAGACAGAAATGTCTACGCGAGATGCACAACAAATTGCTAACGATTCAAACCAAGATTTAGTATTGGTGCAAGCTAACGCTGAACCACCGGTTGCTAAAATCATGGATTGGGGAAAAGCCAAGTTCGAAGCACAAAAGAAACAAAAAGAGCAACGTAAGAACCAAAAAATCGTTCAACTTAAAGAAGTTCGTATGTCACCGGTTATCGATTCAGGCGATTTCGAAACACGTAAGAAAGCTGCTATCAAGTTCCTTGGACAGGGGAACAAGGTTAAGCTTAATTTACGTTTCCGTGGTCGTATGATTACGCACCAAGACATCGGACGACAAGTATTAGACCGTATGGCTGCAGAACTTGACGATATTGCCAAGGTTGAGCAACGTGCCAAAATGGACGGCCGCCAAATGTTTTTGGTCTTGGCACCTAAAGATGCCAAGTAA
- a CDS encoding DUF1361 domain-containing protein, giving the protein MHNKILNIAIVHVMVCLFFVFVAITPTRFTFLNWNVFLALLPFDFALIVASTQLKSIKVIFSGLWLLFFPNTMYMMTDFIHLYAIGTDLDQPTQYFNYAILATGIFIGVGLGILSLEIETRTIFQRHTHIVYFTITAIVSVLSSFGIYLGRYLRLNSWDIFTNFGEVMENIIFSLSYHMITFVILFAAAQFAVLVVFHYGIRLINVDQKNA; this is encoded by the coding sequence ATGCATAATAAAATTTTGAATATAGCTATTGTTCATGTCATGGTATGTTTGTTTTTCGTGTTCGTTGCTATCACACCAACGCGTTTTACTTTTTTAAACTGGAATGTTTTTCTGGCGCTATTACCTTTCGATTTTGCGCTTATAGTGGCATCAACACAATTAAAGTCAATTAAAGTAATTTTCAGTGGGCTTTGGCTGCTATTTTTTCCAAATACGATGTACATGATGACCGACTTTATTCATCTTTATGCTATTGGAACGGATTTAGATCAGCCGACACAATACTTTAATTATGCTATTTTAGCGACAGGTATATTTATTGGTGTCGGGTTAGGTATCTTAAGTTTAGAGATAGAGACACGTACAATTTTTCAAAGGCACACACATATCGTTTATTTCACGATTACAGCCATTGTCTCAGTATTATCGTCATTTGGCATCTATCTTGGCCGTTATTTAAGATTAAACTCTTGGGATATATTTACCAATTTTGGCGAGGTAATGGAAAATATTATTTTCTCTCTGAGTTATCATATGATAACTTTTGTGATTTTGTTTGCTGCAGCACAATTTGCTGTTCTAGTTGTCTTTCATTACGGTATACGCTTGATTAATGTTGATCAAAAAAATGCTTGA
- a CDS encoding amino acid permease, with translation MTEETEDSNKPPKRGLQNRHVQLIAIGGTIGTGLFMGAGNSIHFAGPAILLVYLIIGLFMFVMMRTIGEMLYSDPKQHTFITFITRYAGNRAGFFARWSYWLTVVFMGMAELTAVAKYIQYWIPSMPGWLIQIIMLVVLTGVNLIAVALYGETEFWFSMIKIVAILALIVTGIMMALTGFKTPVGDVSFGNVFNHFSLFPNGFGNFINAFQMVMFAFVGMEFIGMTAAETENPREVLPKAINQIPWRILFFYLGALFIIMTIYPWQKIPANQSPFVMVFQLVGIKWAAALINFVVLTSAASALNSVLFSASRNFYALAFQSKAPFLQPFRKMSKTQLPVNAVLFTSLMIAISAVISVIPAVTNAFSFVTSASTDLFLMIYILVLIAYINYRKSDDYLSDGFLVIAPKIVVPLAIIFFMFVYITLFFNPESRIPAIGSTIWLIVFGSIAARQPKKALK, from the coding sequence ATGACAGAAGAAACGGAAGACAGTAATAAACCACCAAAACGTGGCTTACAAAACCGGCACGTACAACTCATAGCTATTGGTGGAACAATAGGTACCGGCTTGTTTATGGGTGCAGGAAATTCAATTCATTTTGCAGGGCCTGCTATTTTATTGGTTTATTTAATTATTGGCTTATTTATGTTCGTAATGATGCGGACAATTGGTGAGATGTTGTATTCTGATCCAAAGCAACATACGTTCATAACTTTTATTACCAGATATGCAGGTAATCGTGCTGGATTTTTCGCAAGGTGGTCATACTGGCTAACAGTTGTGTTTATGGGTATGGCAGAATTAACGGCTGTGGCAAAATATATCCAATATTGGATACCTAGCATGCCAGGCTGGTTGATTCAAATTATCATGTTGGTGGTATTAACTGGGGTTAATCTAATTGCTGTTGCGCTATACGGTGAAACGGAGTTTTGGTTTTCGATGATTAAAATTGTCGCTATTTTGGCGCTTATTGTGACTGGAATTATGATGGCTCTTACAGGCTTTAAGACACCTGTTGGTGATGTCTCATTTGGCAACGTTTTCAATCATTTTTCCTTATTTCCAAATGGTTTTGGTAACTTTATCAATGCATTTCAAATGGTTATGTTTGCCTTTGTGGGTATGGAGTTCATTGGTATGACCGCTGCCGAAACTGAAAATCCGCGTGAGGTTTTGCCAAAGGCAATCAATCAAATTCCTTGGCGTATACTATTTTTCTATCTCGGTGCGCTATTTATCATTATGACGATCTATCCCTGGCAGAAAATACCAGCTAATCAAAGCCCATTTGTGATGGTTTTCCAATTAGTTGGAATTAAGTGGGCAGCTGCATTGATAAACTTTGTCGTCTTAACAAGTGCTGCCTCAGCATTGAATTCAGTTTTGTTTAGTGCAAGTCGTAATTTCTATGCCCTGGCATTTCAGTCAAAAGCACCTTTTTTACAACCATTTCGAAAGATGTCAAAAACACAATTGCCGGTTAATGCTGTCTTATTCACATCATTGATGATTGCAATATCTGCAGTTATTTCTGTTATTCCTGCTGTGACAAATGCATTTAGTTTTGTCACTAGCGCCTCTACAGACTTGTTTTTAATGATTTACATCTTGGTGTTAATTGCTTATATTAATTATCGTAAATCAGACGATTACTTGTCAGACGGTTTTTTGGTAATTGCGCCAAAAATCGTTGTGCCATTGGCGATAATTTTCTTTATGTTTGTATATATTACGTTATTTTTTAATCCAGAATCACGAATACCAGCAATCGGTTCCACAATTTGGTTAATTGTTTTTGGTTCTATTGCTGCACGTCAACCAAAAAAAGCATTGAAATAA
- the thrS gene encoding threonine--tRNA ligase: MSELKLTFPDGAVKTFAEGTKPLEVAESISKSLAKKSVSAKLNGDYVGMNDSIQSSGDFQLITTSDDEALSLLRHSASHLLAQALKRIPKFSNMHFGVGPFIDNGFYYDTDNGIGNQVSVEDFPEIEAMMHKIVKEDLPIVSRQVTREEALEMFASDPYKIELITDLPVDEKITIAIQGDHVELDKGGLVPSTRWVKNFKLTSVAGAYWRGKSSNPMMQRIYGIAEWKQADVDAEVQRREEAKERDHRTIGRDLDLFFTSQEVGSGLPVWLPNGATIRRQVERYITDKELANGYQHVYTPVLSNLNLYKTSGHWDHYREDMFPPMDMGDGEFLELRPMNCPSHIMVFKHKPRSYRELPIRIAELGMMHRYEKSGALTGLSRVREMTLNDGHTFVEPEKLEEEFKSILTMMMEVYRDFNITDYRFRLSYRDPKNTEKYFDDDEMWEKSQAQLKRAMDDLKLDYYEAEGEAAFYGPKLDVQTKTALGGEETMSTIQLDFLLPERFNLTYIGADGQDNHRPVMLHRGIVGTMERFTAYLIEMYKGAFPTWLSPLQVQIIPVNLAAHGDYANAVQKELQAAGLRVNVEKKEAKMGYLIREAQTNKVPYTLVLGDSEVNEQTVTIRKYGEEKTQTVALADFKNHILADVANYSRETEIR; the protein is encoded by the coding sequence ATGTCAGAACTTAAGCTTACATTTCCAGACGGTGCAGTAAAAACCTTTGCCGAGGGTACAAAACCATTAGAGGTCGCTGAAAGCATTTCAAAATCGTTGGCAAAAAAATCAGTTTCGGCTAAATTAAATGGTGACTACGTGGGTATGAATGATAGCATTCAATCCTCTGGCGATTTTCAATTAATAACTACTAGTGATGATGAAGCACTATCTTTGTTACGTCATTCAGCATCACATTTATTGGCACAAGCACTCAAGCGAATACCTAAGTTTTCAAATATGCACTTTGGTGTTGGTCCTTTTATCGATAATGGCTTTTATTATGATACAGATAATGGTATAGGTAACCAAGTTTCAGTAGAAGATTTTCCTGAAATTGAAGCCATGATGCATAAAATTGTTAAAGAAGATCTGCCAATTGTTTCACGCCAAGTGACACGTGAAGAGGCATTAGAGATGTTTGCATCAGATCCGTATAAGATTGAACTAATCACAGATTTACCTGTGGATGAAAAAATAACGATTGCTATCCAAGGCGATCATGTGGAATTAGATAAAGGTGGTCTGGTTCCCTCAACCCGTTGGGTCAAAAACTTTAAGCTAACATCTGTTGCAGGTGCGTACTGGCGTGGCAAGTCATCAAATCCTATGATGCAACGTATTTATGGCATAGCGGAATGGAAACAAGCAGATGTAGATGCTGAAGTACAGCGCCGTGAAGAAGCTAAGGAACGCGACCATCGTACAATTGGTCGCGATCTGGACCTGTTCTTTACGAGTCAAGAAGTTGGTTCTGGCTTGCCAGTTTGGTTACCAAATGGTGCAACGATTCGTCGTCAAGTTGAACGTTACATTACTGATAAAGAATTAGCTAACGGTTATCAGCACGTCTACACACCAGTGCTATCAAATCTAAATTTGTATAAAACTTCTGGGCATTGGGATCATTATCGTGAAGATATGTTTCCACCAATGGATATGGGAGACGGCGAGTTCTTAGAACTACGTCCAATGAATTGCCCATCTCATATCATGGTCTTTAAACACAAGCCACGTTCGTACCGTGAATTACCAATTCGAATTGCTGAACTCGGCATGATGCATCGCTATGAAAAATCAGGTGCATTAACTGGTCTATCACGTGTTCGGGAAATGACTTTAAATGATGGTCATACTTTTGTTGAACCTGAAAAACTTGAGGAAGAGTTTAAGTCAATTTTGACGATGATGATGGAAGTCTATCGCGACTTTAACATCACTGATTATCGTTTCCGTCTATCATATCGTGATCCTAAAAACACTGAGAAATACTTTGATGATGATGAGATGTGGGAAAAGTCTCAAGCACAGCTAAAACGCGCAATGGATGACCTTAAACTGGATTATTATGAAGCAGAAGGTGAGGCCGCATTCTATGGTCCAAAGCTTGATGTTCAAACTAAAACAGCCTTGGGTGGTGAAGAAACAATGTCGACAATTCAACTTGATTTCTTATTGCCTGAACGGTTTAATCTGACATACATTGGTGCTGACGGACAAGATAATCACCGACCTGTGATGTTGCATCGTGGTATTGTTGGTACGATGGAAAGGTTTACTGCTTACTTAATCGAGATGTATAAGGGTGCCTTTCCAACGTGGTTGTCACCCTTACAAGTACAAATTATTCCGGTTAACTTAGCTGCCCATGGTGATTATGCAAACGCAGTACAAAAAGAATTACAAGCTGCTGGATTACGTGTAAATGTGGAAAAGAAAGAAGCTAAGATGGGTTATTTAATCCGTGAAGCACAAACAAACAAGGTACCATATACGTTGGTACTTGGTGATTCTGAAGTTAACGAGCAAACTGTAACAATTCGCAAATATGGTGAAGAAAAAACACAAACCGTAGCATTGGCTGATTTTAAGAATCATATTTTGGCTGATGTTGCAAATTATTCTCGCGAGACAGAGATACGTTAA
- the larD gene encoding D/L-lactic acid transporter LarD, which produces MIHQLFAEFMGTALMIIFGVGVHADEVLNRTKFHGSGHIFSITTWGFGISIVLFVFGDVYINPAMALAQLVLGNISVPYFLIVSLVEVLGGVMGSLIVYTMYADQFKLSEKDIDPVIVRNIFSTAPAIRNLPRNFFVEAFATFIFLTSIMAISARSEGVPGMMPLAVGFLVWAVGMGMGGTTGFAMNLARDMGPRIAYAILPWKNRANADFKYGILVPGIAPFVGAILAALFSKYYLGI; this is translated from the coding sequence ATGATACATCAGTTGTTTGCTGAATTTATGGGGACTGCCCTCATGATTATTTTTGGTGTTGGCGTGCATGCCGATGAAGTATTGAACCGGACAAAGTTTCATGGTTCTGGACACATTTTTTCTATTACAACATGGGGATTTGGTATTTCAATTGTATTGTTTGTTTTTGGGGATGTTTACATTAATCCCGCGATGGCTTTAGCACAATTGGTATTAGGGAATATTAGCGTGCCTTATTTTTTAATTGTTAGTTTGGTCGAAGTTCTTGGTGGGGTAATGGGGTCCCTTATCGTGTATACGATGTATGCCGACCAGTTTAAACTATCTGAAAAAGATATTGATCCCGTTATTGTGCGTAATATTTTTTCAACTGCACCAGCGATTCGTAACTTACCGCGTAATTTTTTCGTTGAAGCTTTTGCGACCTTTATTTTTTTGACAAGCATTATGGCTATTTCAGCACGTTCTGAAGGTGTGCCAGGTATGATGCCATTGGCGGTTGGCTTTTTAGTTTGGGCTGTTGGTATGGGTATGGGCGGTACAACAGGATTTGCTATGAATTTGGCGCGAGACATGGGACCAAGAATTGCGTATGCAATATTGCCTTGGAAAAATAGAGCAAATGCTGATTTTAAATACGGCATTTTGGTTCCAGGCATTGCGCCGTTTGTGGGGGCCATACTTGCAGCGTTATTTTCAAAATATTATTTAGGTATTTAA
- a CDS encoding flavodoxin, with translation MNAHVVYATITGNNEDVADVIIKALNDAGVNVKKTEISQTEVDEFENTDIAIVVPYTYDNGSLPDEGLDFFEDLADADLTNVIYGVAGSGDTYYMSDFCLAVPKFEAQFAKTNAIKGADGVKINLRPDEQDTVRLTEFVTNLIQSAQTN, from the coding sequence ATGAATGCACACGTCGTATACGCTACAATTACTGGCAATAATGAAGATGTGGCCGATGTTATTATCAAGGCTTTAAATGATGCAGGCGTTAATGTCAAAAAAACAGAAATTTCTCAAACTGAAGTTGATGAGTTTGAAAATACTGATATTGCAATTGTTGTCCCTTATACTTATGATAATGGTTCTCTGCCAGATGAAGGATTAGACTTTTTTGAGGACTTAGCTGATGCTGATTTAACTAACGTTATATATGGTGTTGCCGGATCGGGAGATACTTATTATATGTCAGATTTTTGCCTCGCTGTGCCAAAATTTGAAGCGCAATTTGCTAAAACAAATGCGATTAAAGGTGCAGACGGTGTCAAAATCAACTTACGACCAGATGAACAAGACACGGTTAGACTAACTGAATTCGTAACAAACTTGATTCAATCAGCTCAAACTAATTAA
- a CDS encoding YebC/PmpR family DNA-binding transcriptional regulator, with amino-acid sequence MSGHSKWHNIQGRKNAQDAKRGKIFQKLAHDLYVAAKAGGAEPDLNASLRLVIEKAKSANMPKDNIQRALDKASGAGGKKFEEVTYEGYGTAGVAILVETSTDNINRTVSSIRNSFKHFGGALGTSGSVAFQFDRKGYLAIDREAFPDLDEDTILEAALEAGADDVQTQDDVFEIFTQPSDFQQVEGALTEAGYAFADSEVTMISQNPMTISDDDREKLDKLVDELEENEDVLAVYTTAD; translated from the coding sequence ATGTCAGGACATAGTAAGTGGCATAACATCCAAGGCCGTAAAAACGCCCAAGATGCTAAGCGTGGTAAAATTTTTCAAAAGTTGGCGCATGATTTATATGTTGCAGCAAAAGCAGGTGGTGCTGAACCAGATTTAAATGCTTCTTTGCGTTTGGTCATTGAAAAGGCAAAATCTGCTAATATGCCAAAAGACAACATTCAACGTGCGTTGGATAAAGCTTCGGGCGCTGGTGGTAAAAAGTTTGAAGAGGTGACATACGAAGGATATGGCACTGCGGGTGTTGCGATTCTAGTAGAAACCTCAACGGATAATATTAATCGAACGGTATCAAGTATTCGTAATTCTTTTAAACATTTTGGTGGTGCTTTGGGAACTTCGGGTTCCGTGGCTTTTCAGTTTGATCGTAAAGGTTATTTAGCGATTGATAGAGAGGCATTTCCTGACTTAGATGAGGACACAATTTTGGAGGCTGCATTAGAAGCCGGTGCTGATGATGTACAAACACAAGATGACGTTTTTGAGATATTTACGCAACCGAGTGATTTTCAGCAAGTTGAAGGTGCGCTAACTGAGGCAGGTTACGCGTTTGCCGATTCTGAGGTGACGATGATTTCTCAAAATCCGATGACTATTTCAGATGATGATCGTGAAAAACTAGACAAATTAGTTGATGAATTAGAAGAGAATGAAGACGTTTTGGCTGTCTATACAACAGCTGACTAA
- a CDS encoding phosphatidylglycerophosphatase A family protein — protein sequence MKDLQEAAIAKLSERGVHRADIAEGTRTFLIEKYKDTIDDSVLIQAITRVLHKDEVADIILTALYLDEQAENMPDSQPLKARLQRDANGHNVDEILAIALTQQFSAAATVHYGLLDDLKPGLIGVINDKTDSINVYLDDILAALIASSAMLYLELKGGNTY from the coding sequence ATGAAAGATTTACAAGAAGCAGCAATTGCTAAATTATCCGAACGTGGTGTGCATCGAGCTGACATTGCCGAAGGCACACGAACGTTTCTGATTGAAAAATATAAAGATACCATCGATGATTCAGTACTAATACAGGCTATTACCCGTGTTTTACATAAAGACGAGGTGGCTGACATTATTTTAACGGCACTATATTTAGATGAACAGGCTGAAAATATGCCTGATAGTCAACCACTTAAAGCACGCTTACAACGTGATGCCAATGGTCATAATGTCGATGAAATTCTAGCAATCGCCTTGACACAACAGTTTTCAGCTGCGGCAACTGTCCACTATGGTCTACTGGATGATTTAAAGCCGGGGTTGATTGGTGTCATTAATGACAAGACTGACAGTATTAATGTTTACTTGGATGATATATTAGCAGCATTAATAGCCAGCTCAGCAATGCTTTACTTAGAGCTAAAAGGTGGCAATACCTACTAG
- a CDS encoding 3-phosphoglycerate dehydrogenase family protein, giving the protein MTTIKTYNAISATGLNYLKQHHYDINTGESPKGILVRSQNLHHERIPESVRAIVRAGAGFNNIPIDDLSKRGVVVFNTPGGNANAVKELTIASLILAARPVIGAIGFANETRGGDVSLRTEVNKGGYRGTELAGKTLGVIGLGNVGSKVANTALALDMDVIGYDPGLNANTAWRIDRHIVHAKNVAEVLRQADYITVHIPLTEDNKFFIDAESIALMKPNAALLNLSRGGIVDDLAAKEALDNDNLRVYITDFADEALFDHPKVIITPHIGGSTIEAEDTSALMAARELDTYLTTGNIINSVNYPDIDEPFTTKYRIGIIHENVPNMISQISKFFGDNNINIEQLSNRAVGAYAYTLVAINEFNEVQQAYVKTALDEIPHVILTRRYVNVNI; this is encoded by the coding sequence ATGACAACAATTAAAACATATAATGCTATTAGTGCAACGGGATTGAATTATTTAAAGCAACATCATTATGATATTAACACAGGCGAGTCACCTAAAGGCATATTAGTGCGATCTCAAAATTTGCATCACGAGCGTATTCCTGAAAGCGTTCGTGCTATTGTGCGTGCTGGTGCAGGGTTTAATAATATTCCAATTGATGACTTATCAAAAAGAGGGGTTGTTGTTTTCAATACACCGGGAGGCAATGCTAACGCGGTGAAAGAATTAACAATTGCGTCGTTAATTCTAGCTGCTCGTCCGGTTATCGGTGCAATTGGTTTTGCCAATGAGACACGTGGGGGCGATGTGTCATTGCGTACTGAGGTGAATAAAGGTGGTTACAGGGGAACGGAGCTTGCTGGAAAGACACTGGGTGTTATTGGTCTGGGAAATGTTGGTTCAAAGGTAGCTAACACAGCATTGGCCTTAGATATGGATGTTATTGGGTATGATCCGGGACTGAATGCTAATACGGCATGGCGCATTGATCGACATATTGTACATGCAAAAAATGTCGCAGAAGTGTTGCGTCAAGCTGATTATATCACTGTCCATATCCCATTAACTGAAGACAATAAGTTTTTCATTGATGCTGAAAGTATTGCGCTTATGAAACCGAATGCTGCGTTACTGAATTTGTCACGTGGGGGCATCGTTGATGATTTGGCGGCTAAAGAGGCATTAGATAACGACAATTTACGGGTGTACATTACGGATTTTGCTGATGAAGCGTTATTTGATCACCCAAAAGTGATTATTACACCACATATTGGTGGTTCAACAATTGAAGCTGAAGATACCAGTGCATTAATGGCAGCTCGGGAATTAGATACTTACTTAACAACTGGCAATATTATTAATTCAGTTAACTATCCAGACATTGATGAACCGTTTACGACAAAATACCGAATTGGTATTATTCATGAAAACGTACCAAACATGATCAGCCAAATTTCTAAATTTTTTGGTGACAATAACATTAATATTGAACAATTAAGCAATCGAGCAGTAGGTGCGTATGCATACACGTTGGTAGCCATTAATGAATTTAATGAAGTGCAACAAGCATACGTTAAAACAGCACTAGATGAGATACCCCATGTGATCTTGACTCGTCGTTATGTTAATGTGAATATTTGA